From Calothrix sp. PCC 6303, a single genomic window includes:
- a CDS encoding sulfite exporter TauE/SafE family protein, producing the protein MVLPENWLILVIGGLISGIMAGFLGIGGGTVLVPMQVALGYSPLQAVATSSLAIVITSISGTVQNWRMGYFRFKPIIMLGIPAILTSKVGVELAELTKQYKQGSGFLLIGFGVLLLLNIYLVDLRQKLVKQEVTTTSRSNPVVSRVITGGAAGILSSLFGVGGGVIMVPLQMLLLAEPIKVAIQTSLGVIVMTAIASTIQHAANGNIAWMEGAILGLGGLVGAQISTRFLPKLPDAVVSIAFRSLLAILSIYIFWQGWQRL; encoded by the coding sequence ATGGTGTTACCTGAAAATTGGCTCATTTTGGTGATTGGTGGTTTGATTTCGGGAATTATGGCGGGTTTTTTGGGGATTGGTGGTGGTACTGTTTTGGTGCCGATGCAGGTGGCTTTGGGTTATTCTCCTTTACAAGCGGTTGCTACCAGTAGTTTGGCGATTGTGATTACATCGATTTCTGGAACTGTGCAAAATTGGCGGATGGGTTATTTTCGGTTTAAACCGATAATTATGTTGGGAATTCCGGCGATTCTGACTTCTAAGGTTGGTGTGGAGTTGGCAGAGTTGACGAAGCAGTATAAGCAGGGTTCGGGATTTTTGTTAATTGGCTTTGGTGTACTGCTGCTATTAAATATCTATTTGGTGGATTTGCGACAAAAATTAGTAAAGCAGGAAGTCACAACAACTTCTCGAAGTAACCCTGTTGTTTCGCGGGTAATAACTGGTGGTGCTGCGGGGATTTTATCTAGTTTGTTTGGGGTTGGTGGTGGTGTAATTATGGTACCACTCCAGATGTTGCTACTGGCTGAACCAATTAAGGTGGCAATCCAAACGAGTTTGGGGGTGATTGTGATGACAGCGATCGCATCTACAATCCAACACGCAGCAAATGGTAATATAGCTTGGATGGAAGGCGCTATTTTGGGTTTAGGTGGTTTAGTTGGTGCTCAAATTAGTACACGCTTTTTACCTAAGTTACCTGATGCTGTTGTTAGTATTGCTTTTCGTTCGCTGTTGGCGATTTTATCAATTTACATCTTTTGGCAAGGATGGCAAAGGCTGTAG
- a CDS encoding PAS domain S-box protein, protein MYTQNIQELLQIFLEHTPVAVAMFDRQMGYIAASRKWLKENGYSQPNSLDSYYSQVFPNFALDWKNIHEHCLLTGLTQKCDAQKIVKADGAVDWLKWECSPWYDANGEIGGTIFYIDIVNNIKDTEEALQQAEADIKLYQEQLEEYKRTEEERRTFVSLVENSSDFIAIATLNGETLYINEAGQKLVGIETKEEYLNTNISDYHAHEDLPFVGENIFPAVTQEGRWQGEFRFKHFKTGVLIPIEYNVFTLKNQKTGEPIAFATVTRDISTRKKAEEALYQSEAKSRELARREQLINILASQIRESLDLDQVLETAVVEIRDLLQIDRCSFSWFKTDTEPYSWETLKESKHSELPTLLGCHPAEKIGPVTQMFLNQEILQIDDVEEFDEPIHRNFLERLGIKSEIVLPIKTRSGQIGVIVCGHWKETRPWTQDEVELLQAVLDQIAIAINQAELYTHSQQATLTATQQTQQVELTLTELKRTQSQLVQSEKMSSLGQLVAGVAHEINNPINFIYGNLSHASQYTEDLINLVKLYQQEYPQPEKIILKEIEAIELGFLIEDLPRIISSMKVGSERIREIVKSLRTFSRLDEAEMKTVDIHEGIESSLMILQHRLKAKPDYPGIEIIQNYANLPQVACYSGQLNQVFMNLLINAIDALEDGIRKGKVSNPAINITTQILENNRIAISIRDNAIGIEPEIQKRLFDPFFTTKPVGVGTGLGLSISYQIVVDRHGGELHCNSELGKGTEFLINIPIFQVGNT, encoded by the coding sequence ATGTATACGCAAAATATCCAGGAACTTCTCCAAATTTTTTTGGAGCATACACCTGTCGCTGTCGCCATGTTCGATCGGCAAATGGGTTACATTGCAGCTAGTCGCAAGTGGTTAAAAGAAAATGGTTATAGTCAACCAAATTCCCTTGATTCATATTATTCCCAAGTTTTCCCAAACTTTGCTTTAGATTGGAAAAACATTCATGAGCATTGTTTATTAACAGGTTTAACACAAAAATGCGATGCACAAAAGATAGTTAAAGCTGATGGTGCGGTTGATTGGTTGAAATGGGAATGTTCTCCTTGGTATGATGCAAATGGTGAAATTGGCGGTACTATTTTTTATATTGATATAGTTAATAACATTAAAGATACAGAAGAGGCATTACAACAAGCGGAAGCAGATATAAAGCTATATCAAGAACAACTAGAAGAGTACAAAAGAACTGAAGAGGAACGAAGAACTTTTGTCTCCTTAGTCGAAAATAGTTCAGATTTTATAGCGATCGCAACTCTTAATGGCGAAACTTTATATATAAACGAAGCTGGTCAAAAACTGGTGGGAATTGAAACAAAAGAGGAATATTTAAATACAAACATATCAGATTATCATGCACATGAGGATTTACCTTTTGTTGGGGAAAATATTTTTCCAGCAGTTACCCAAGAAGGTCGTTGGCAAGGTGAATTTCGCTTTAAACACTTTAAAACAGGTGTGCTAATACCTATTGAATACAACGTTTTCACCCTTAAAAATCAAAAAACAGGAGAACCTATCGCATTTGCTACTGTTACGCGAGATATATCAACACGCAAAAAAGCAGAAGAAGCTTTATATCAATCAGAAGCAAAATCTCGTGAACTTGCACGTCGAGAGCAACTAATAAACATTTTAGCTAGCCAAATCCGCGAATCACTTGACCTCGATCAAGTATTAGAAACTGCGGTAGTGGAAATTCGAGATTTACTACAAATAGATCGTTGTAGCTTCTCTTGGTTCAAAACCGATACCGAACCATATTCTTGGGAAACCCTTAAAGAATCAAAACATTCAGAACTTCCCACTTTATTAGGGTGTCATCCTGCCGAGAAAATCGGACCAGTCACCCAAATGTTTTTAAATCAAGAAATTCTCCAAATCGATGATGTAGAAGAATTTGACGAACCTATACACAGAAATTTCTTGGAACGTTTGGGTATTAAATCAGAAATAGTCTTACCAATCAAAACACGTTCTGGTCAAATTGGTGTCATAGTCTGCGGACATTGGAAAGAAACTCGTCCTTGGACTCAAGATGAAGTCGAATTATTACAAGCTGTTTTAGATCAAATTGCGATCGCTATTAATCAGGCAGAACTTTATACCCATAGTCAACAAGCTACACTAACTGCCACACAACAAACTCAACAAGTTGAACTAACATTAACAGAACTCAAACGTACTCAAAGCCAACTTGTACAAAGCGAAAAAATGTCCAGTTTAGGGCAACTTGTAGCTGGTGTGGCACACGAAATCAATAATCCCATCAATTTTATCTACGGTAATTTATCTCATGCAAGCCAATATACTGAAGATTTAATCAATCTAGTTAAGCTTTATCAACAAGAATATCCTCAACCAGAAAAAATAATTTTAAAAGAAATCGAAGCCATTGAGTTGGGTTTTTTAATCGAGGACTTACCGAGAATTATATCTTCAATGAAAGTAGGCTCAGAGAGAATTAGAGAAATAGTCAAGTCATTGCGAACCTTCTCCCGACTCGATGAAGCTGAGATGAAAACAGTTGATATTCATGAAGGGATAGAAAGCAGCTTGATGATTTTGCAACATCGTCTCAAAGCCAAACCAGATTACCCAGGGATTGAAATTATCCAGAACTATGCAAATTTGCCTCAAGTGGCTTGCTATTCTGGACAACTTAATCAAGTCTTTATGAATTTACTGATTAATGCTATTGATGCTTTAGAAGATGGAATTAGAAAGGGTAAAGTTTCAAATCCCGCTATTAACATCACCACTCAAATATTGGAGAATAATCGCATCGCTATAAGTATTAGAGATAATGCTATAGGAATCGAACCGGAAATTCAAAAGCGATTATTTGACCCATTTTTCACGACAAAACCTGTTGGAGTTGGTACAGGCTTGGGACTTTCCATTAGTTATCAAATTGTTGTTGATAGACATGGTGGGGAACTCCACTGTAATAGCGAATTAGGCAAAGGGACAGAGTTTTTAATCAATATTCCCATATTTCAAGTTGGCAATACTTAA